The following proteins come from a genomic window of Yinghuangia sp. ASG 101:
- a CDS encoding GDSL-type esterase/lipase family protein has protein sequence MSHAGRRRPDVRVCCVGDSYTQGVGDRDGGWVGRLAARAVDRGHRLTAYNLGVRRETSADVAGRWFAEAEPRLAGGDAHGVVFAFGLNDSTHEDGRPRVPRGGSIGNLGAVVDRARGAGWPVLVIGIPPIPDGEDGRDDLAGLEAAYREKCAAMRVPFVPVHAALRDKAAWWASIEEYDDGAHCGPDGHRMLADVIDRAGWRTWLDALAASAG, from the coding sequence ATGAGCCACGCCGGACGCCGCCGACCCGACGTGCGCGTCTGCTGCGTCGGCGACTCCTATACACAAGGTGTGGGCGACCGGGACGGCGGATGGGTCGGCCGCCTCGCGGCACGGGCCGTCGACCGCGGGCACCGCCTGACCGCGTACAACCTCGGGGTCCGGCGCGAGACCTCGGCGGACGTCGCGGGGCGCTGGTTCGCGGAGGCCGAGCCCCGCCTCGCCGGCGGTGACGCGCACGGCGTCGTGTTCGCGTTCGGGCTCAACGACAGCACGCACGAAGACGGCCGCCCCCGCGTGCCGCGCGGCGGCAGCATCGGCAACCTCGGGGCGGTCGTCGACCGTGCGCGCGGGGCCGGCTGGCCGGTGCTCGTCATCGGGATCCCGCCGATCCCCGACGGCGAGGACGGGCGCGACGACCTGGCCGGGCTGGAGGCCGCGTACCGCGAGAAGTGCGCGGCGATGCGCGTCCCGTTCGTCCCGGTGCACGCCGCGCTGCGCGACAAGGCGGCGTGGTGGGCGAGCATCGAGGAGTACGACGACGGCGCGCACTGCGGGCCGGACGGCCACCGCATGCTCGCCGACGTCATCGACCGGGCGGGCTGGCGGACCTGGCTGGACGCGCTCGCGGCATCCGCCGGATAG
- a CDS encoding nucleotidyltransferase family protein, protein MTSAPQSVSQTDRPVTQAVILAGGQGSRLRPYTDDRPKPMVEIPGTGTPIIGHQLAWLAAEGVTDVVVSCGHLAEVLQDWLKSGELPLSVSTVVEAEPLGRGGGLKFAARALPRPDEPWYATNGDIWTRFSLREMAAFHTERHAVATLALARPRIPWGVVDTDKFGHVLDFIEAPPSPYLINAGVYVFSPEFTAMLPESGDHERTTFPRLARERRLAGFPLPQGAYWRAIDTAKDLSEAAKELREQADG, encoded by the coding sequence ATGACTTCCGCACCACAAAGCGTGTCGCAGACCGATCGTCCGGTCACCCAGGCCGTCATTCTGGCCGGAGGGCAGGGATCGCGGCTGCGGCCCTACACGGACGACCGGCCCAAGCCCATGGTGGAGATCCCCGGGACGGGGACGCCGATCATCGGCCACCAGCTCGCGTGGCTGGCGGCCGAGGGGGTCACGGACGTCGTCGTGTCGTGCGGGCACCTGGCCGAGGTTCTGCAGGACTGGCTGAAGAGCGGCGAACTCCCGCTCTCCGTCTCGACCGTGGTGGAGGCCGAGCCCCTCGGGCGCGGCGGCGGCCTGAAGTTCGCGGCCCGCGCGCTGCCGCGCCCGGACGAGCCGTGGTACGCCACCAACGGCGACATCTGGACCCGGTTCTCGCTCCGCGAGATGGCCGCGTTCCACACCGAGCGCCACGCGGTGGCCACCCTCGCGCTGGCCCGCCCGCGCATCCCGTGGGGCGTCGTGGACACCGACAAGTTCGGCCACGTCCTGGACTTCATCGAGGCGCCCCCGTCGCCGTACCTCATCAACGCCGGCGTGTACGTCTTCTCGCCGGAGTTCACCGCGATGCTGCCGGAGTCCGGCGACCACGAGCGCACCACGTTCCCCCGGCTCGCCCGGGAACGCCGGCTGGCCGGTTTCCCGCTGCCGCAGGGGGCGTACTGGCGGGCCATCGACACCGCGAAGGACCTCTCCGAGGCCGCGAAGGAGCTGCGCGAGCAGGCCGACGGCTGA
- a CDS encoding DUF3558 family protein — protein MRIRWWGCTLAVGCMGLAAGCFASDSGGPAQGAPPTSAPATPTPPPPEPPPAGPPVGGCQLLTTDQVRDTLGAAEMTAHPEDDDRTCVFLGSDGVRVLTVRVGDLPRALLGGPEQVALLTAAPSERTEPIPDLADAAVFYSDPELGSGVAFARGRGERVTSVDISGDGPNSRSPRDTLVLLARLADASLP, from the coding sequence GTGAGGATCCGCTGGTGGGGCTGCACACTGGCCGTGGGATGCATGGGCTTGGCCGCCGGGTGCTTCGCGTCGGACTCCGGCGGTCCGGCCCAGGGCGCGCCCCCGACGTCGGCGCCGGCGACTCCCACGCCTCCGCCGCCCGAACCGCCCCCCGCGGGTCCGCCGGTCGGCGGCTGCCAGTTGCTGACCACCGACCAGGTCCGCGACACCTTGGGCGCCGCCGAGATGACCGCGCACCCCGAGGACGACGACCGGACGTGCGTGTTCCTCGGGTCGGACGGCGTACGCGTCCTGACCGTGCGCGTCGGCGACCTCCCCCGGGCGCTGCTCGGCGGCCCGGAGCAGGTGGCGCTGCTGACCGCGGCCCCCTCCGAACGCACTGAGCCCATCCCGGACCTGGCCGACGCGGCGGTGTTCTACAGCGACCCCGAGTTGGGCAGCGGCGTCGCCTTCGCGCGCGGCCGGGGCGAGCGGGTGACCAGTGTCGACATCTCGGGGGACGGGCCGAACTCCCGGTCGCCCCGGGACACGCTGGTGCTTTTGGCGCGGCTGGCCGACGCGTCGCTGCCGTGA
- a CDS encoding threonine ammonia-lyase: MELVTLDELRAAQKRVAGAVVRTPLLPCAHGDPGRALWLKPENLQPIGAFKLRGAYNLIASLTDEERARGVVAHSSGNHAQAVAYTARRFGIPAVIVMPDTAPRVKVDATRALGAEIVMVPRERRDVAAFELAAEHGYTVVPPYDDRRIVAGQGTAGLEIAEDLPDAAAVLVPVSGGGLLSGVAAAVKALRPDTKVIGVEPELAADAAESLRTGALATWDATDTYRTIADGLRTTSLGVVPFAHVRAYVDDIVTVSEEQIRDAVRFLAYSARLVAEPSGAVATAGFLFRRDALPGGGDHVAVVSGGNVEPALFAGLVGRPEHPAA, encoded by the coding sequence ATGGAACTGGTGACCTTGGACGAGTTGCGGGCGGCCCAGAAGCGTGTGGCGGGTGCGGTGGTCCGCACTCCCCTGCTCCCGTGCGCGCACGGTGATCCCGGCCGCGCGCTGTGGCTCAAGCCGGAGAACCTGCAGCCGATCGGGGCGTTCAAGCTGCGCGGCGCCTACAACCTCATCGCGTCGCTCACCGACGAGGAGCGGGCGCGCGGGGTCGTCGCGCACTCCAGCGGCAACCACGCCCAGGCCGTCGCCTACACCGCCCGCCGCTTCGGCATCCCGGCGGTCATCGTGATGCCCGACACGGCGCCCCGCGTCAAGGTCGACGCGACCCGGGCGCTGGGTGCGGAGATCGTCATGGTCCCGCGCGAGCGCCGCGACGTCGCCGCGTTCGAACTCGCCGCCGAGCACGGCTACACGGTCGTGCCGCCGTACGACGACCGGCGCATCGTCGCGGGCCAGGGCACCGCCGGGCTGGAGATCGCCGAGGACCTGCCCGACGCCGCCGCCGTGCTCGTGCCGGTCAGCGGCGGTGGCCTGCTCTCCGGGGTCGCCGCGGCGGTCAAGGCGCTGCGGCCGGACACCAAGGTGATCGGCGTCGAGCCCGAACTCGCCGCGGACGCCGCCGAGTCGCTGCGCACCGGCGCACTCGCGACGTGGGACGCGACGGACACCTACCGGACCATCGCGGACGGCCTGCGGACGACGTCGCTGGGCGTGGTCCCGTTCGCCCATGTGCGCGCGTACGTCGACGACATCGTCACGGTGAGCGAGGAGCAGATCCGCGACGCCGTCCGCTTCCTGGCCTATTCGGCGCGGCTCGTCGCCGAGCCGTCCGGCGCGGTCGCCACCGCCGGCTTTCTCTTCCGCCGCGACGCGCTGCCGGGCGGCGGCGACCACGTGGCCGTCGTCAGCGGCGGCAACGTCGAGCCGGCGCTGTTCGCGGGGCTGGTCGGCCGGCCGGAGCACCCCGCGGCGTGA